The proteins below come from a single Gordonia pseudamarae genomic window:
- a CDS encoding tRNA (adenine-N1)-methyltransferase — protein MPATGPFIVGDRVQLTDAKGRKFTVVLEDGKQFHTHRGAISHDDLIGAPEGSIVSATSGTQYLALRPLLVDYVLSMPRGAQVIYPKDSAQIVTEGDIFPGARVLEAGAGSGALTCSLLRAVGAGGRVRSYEVRQDHAEHAQRNVETFFGGAPDNWELIVDDLANHDPEDQYDRVILDMLAPWEPLEVVRRTLRPGGVLVIYVATVTQLSRIMEALRDQECWTEPRAWESMVREWSAVGLAVRPEHRMQGHTAFLITARRLADGTTTLRPQRRPTKG, from the coding sequence ATGCCCGCGACCGGCCCGTTCATCGTCGGCGACCGTGTACAACTCACCGACGCCAAGGGTCGCAAGTTCACCGTGGTGCTCGAGGACGGCAAACAGTTCCACACCCACCGGGGTGCGATCAGCCACGACGACCTGATCGGCGCACCCGAGGGATCGATCGTCTCGGCCACCAGCGGTACCCAGTACCTGGCGCTGCGGCCACTGCTCGTGGACTACGTGCTGTCGATGCCGCGCGGTGCGCAGGTGATCTACCCGAAGGATTCCGCGCAGATCGTCACCGAAGGTGACATCTTTCCCGGTGCCCGCGTCCTGGAGGCCGGTGCGGGTTCGGGCGCGCTCACCTGCTCGCTGCTGCGCGCGGTGGGTGCGGGCGGCCGGGTGCGCTCGTACGAGGTGCGGCAGGACCATGCCGAACATGCCCAGCGCAACGTCGAGACCTTCTTCGGCGGTGCCCCCGACAATTGGGAACTGATCGTCGACGACCTGGCCAACCACGACCCGGAAGACCAGTACGACCGCGTCATCCTGGACATGCTCGCACCGTGGGAACCGCTCGAGGTGGTGCGCCGGACACTGCGGCCGGGCGGGGTACTGGTGATCTACGTGGCCACCGTCACCCAGCTGTCGCGGATCATGGAGGCCCTGCGCGACCAGGAATGCTGGACCGAACCGCGCGCCTGGGAGTCGATGGTGCGCGAATGGAGCGCCGTGGGTCTGGCAGTGCGGCCCGAGCACAGAATGCAAGGTCACACGGCCTTTCTCATCACCGCCCGGCGTCTGGCCGACGGCACCACCACCCTGCGTCCGCAGCGCAGGCCGACCAAGGGCTGA
- a CDS encoding FHA domain-containing protein translates to MLPCRVNVNGQAFRLGGAPQMTLGRTPENDIVVNHPLVSRRHLAFVWRGNHWAVVDAGSTNGYFVNGRRLAEFAINGPVQIRLGDPNTGPPVDIVPEHAPRPVHAPTPNQPVGRETITVGIGGPGRTIGRTPDNDIVVDDVLASRHHAKLSQVGEGLVIEDLHSVNGTFVNGSRISRAVLRENDVVTVGNSDFVVSGGTLLRGQDASVVADGVQVTGVGLAVDGNKQLLQNVSFNAAPGTLTAIIGPSGAGKSTVSKIVAGLTNPTAGYVTFEGRNVHEEYEALRTRIGMVPQDDVLHMKLTLREALRYAAELRLPTDLSKQDREQVITGVLAELQLSEHLDTRVDTLSGGQRKRASVAMELLTGPSLLILDEPTSGLDPALDRQVMKTLRLLANAGRVVLVVTHSLSYLSMCDQVLLLAPGGKTAYCGSPAPSNVIAAMGTNDWAEIFDFVATSPDVAASRYQSGRIPTPAAPRAPRSGTPIRAPQTSMARQVSTIGRRQVRLIFADRGYLVFLAVLPVVLGLLTLVIPGDKGLSLNNADNSGEAVQILVVLVLGAMFMGAALTVRDLVGERPIYERERAVGLRPSSYLGAKIVVFFAIAVLQAAVMVTITYAGRGTPGEDGFFLVGSLELFIAIALLACVSALIGLTISAVVRSAEQTMPPLVLVVMVQLVFCGGMFPLAGRTGLEQLAWLFPGRWGYSAAAIGVDLTTISPLAPQTQEEPLWEQTATNTFLSYGILIAMGVVLTVVTYSRLTLKRKSQPVAAQRV, encoded by the coding sequence ATGCTGCCGTGCCGGGTGAACGTCAACGGGCAGGCGTTCCGCCTCGGCGGTGCCCCCCAGATGACGTTGGGCCGGACACCCGAGAACGACATCGTCGTCAATCACCCGCTCGTCTCACGCAGGCATCTGGCGTTCGTCTGGCGCGGTAATCACTGGGCGGTGGTCGATGCCGGCAGCACCAACGGATACTTCGTCAACGGCCGCCGGCTGGCCGAGTTCGCGATCAACGGTCCGGTGCAGATCCGTCTGGGTGACCCGAACACCGGGCCGCCGGTGGACATTGTGCCCGAGCACGCGCCGCGGCCGGTGCACGCGCCGACGCCGAATCAGCCGGTCGGACGCGAAACCATCACCGTCGGCATCGGCGGTCCGGGCCGCACCATCGGCCGCACCCCCGACAACGACATCGTCGTCGATGACGTGCTGGCCTCACGCCACCACGCGAAGCTGTCGCAGGTCGGCGAGGGACTGGTCATCGAGGACCTGCACAGCGTCAACGGCACCTTCGTCAACGGTTCCCGGATCAGCCGGGCGGTGCTCCGCGAGAACGACGTCGTCACCGTCGGCAACAGCGATTTCGTGGTCAGCGGCGGCACCCTGCTACGCGGCCAGGATGCCTCCGTCGTCGCCGACGGCGTGCAGGTCACCGGTGTCGGGCTGGCCGTCGACGGCAACAAGCAGCTGTTGCAGAACGTCTCGTTCAACGCCGCACCCGGCACGTTGACCGCGATCATCGGGCCGTCCGGCGCCGGCAAGTCGACGGTCTCGAAGATCGTCGCCGGCCTGACCAATCCCACCGCCGGATATGTGACGTTCGAGGGCCGCAACGTCCACGAGGAGTACGAGGCGCTGCGCACCCGTATCGGGATGGTGCCGCAGGACGACGTGCTGCACATGAAACTCACGCTGCGCGAGGCGCTGCGCTACGCGGCCGAACTGCGCCTGCCCACCGACCTGTCGAAACAGGACCGCGAACAGGTCATCACCGGGGTTCTGGCCGAGCTGCAACTGAGCGAGCATCTGGACACCCGCGTCGACACACTGTCCGGCGGCCAGCGCAAACGTGCCTCGGTGGCGATGGAACTGCTGACCGGTCCTTCGCTGCTGATCCTGGACGAGCCGACATCGGGTCTGGACCCGGCCCTGGACCGCCAGGTGATGAAGACCCTGCGGCTGCTCGCCAATGCCGGCCGGGTGGTGCTGGTGGTGACGCATTCGCTGAGCTACCTGTCGATGTGCGATCAGGTGCTGTTGCTCGCACCCGGCGGCAAGACCGCCTACTGCGGTTCGCCCGCGCCGTCGAACGTGATCGCGGCGATGGGCACCAACGACTGGGCCGAGATCTTCGACTTCGTCGCCACCTCACCTGATGTCGCGGCCTCGCGCTACCAGTCCGGCCGCATACCCACACCGGCGGCGCCGCGCGCCCCGCGCAGCGGCACACCGATCCGGGCACCGCAGACCAGCATGGCCCGGCAGGTCAGCACCATCGGCCGACGCCAGGTGCGGCTGATCTTCGCCGACCGCGGCTATCTGGTGTTCCTGGCGGTACTGCCCGTGGTGCTGGGTCTGCTGACCCTGGTCATCCCCGGCGACAAGGGGCTCTCACTCAACAACGCCGACAACTCCGGTGAAGCGGTGCAGATCCTGGTGGTCCTGGTGTTGGGTGCGATGTTCATGGGTGCCGCGCTCACGGTGCGAGATCTGGTGGGGGAGCGGCCGATCTACGAACGGGAACGCGCCGTCGGCCTGCGCCCGTCGTCATATCTGGGCGCCAAGATCGTGGTCTTCTTCGCGATCGCGGTGCTGCAGGCCGCGGTGATGGTGACCATCACCTATGCCGGTCGCGGCACGCCGGGTGAGGACGGCTTCTTCCTGGTCGGTTCGCTGGAACTGTTCATCGCGATCGCCCTGCTGGCCTGTGTGAGCGCGTTGATCGGTCTGACCATCTCGGCCGTGGTGCGCTCGGCCGAGCAGACGATGCCACCGCTGGTGCTGGTGGTGATGGTGCAGCTGGTGTTCTGCGGCGGCATGTTCCCGCTCGCCGGGCGGACCGGTCTCGAACAGCTGGCATGGTTGTTCCCGGGCCGTTGGGGTTATTCGGCCGCCGCGATCGGTGTCGACCTGACCACGATCTCCCCGCTGGCCCCGCAGACCCAGGAGGAGCCGCTGTGGGAGCAAACGGCCACCAACACCTTCCTCAGCTACGGGATCCTCATCGCGATGGGTGTGGTGCTGACAGTGGTCACCTACTCGCGGCTGACCCTCAAACGCAAGAGCCAGCCCGTCGCCGCCCAGCGCGTGTAG
- the arc gene encoding proteasome ATPase translates to MTESDRQDQTGRADEARTPNAGDSFVPAYSPTAASGADADRELRQRVDSLTVRNAKLLETLKEARQQLIALREEVDRLGQPPSGYGVLLEVYPDATVDVFTSGRKMRLSCSPNIDTDTLHKGQTLRLNEALTIVEACEFDSVGEISTLREVLADGKRALVVGHADEERVVWLAEPLVGSIEGDIDGPDRKLRPGDSLLVDTKAGFAFERVPKAEVEDLVLEEVPDVGYEDIGGLGRQIEQIRDAVELPFLHKDLFRDYALRPPKGVLLYGPPGCGKTLIAKAVANSLAKKIAQVRGDDAKEAKSYFLNIKGPELLNKFVGETERHIRLIFQRAREKASEGTPVIVFFDEMDSIFRTRGSGVSSDVETTVVPQLLSEIDGVEGLENVIVIGASNREDMIDPAILRPGRLDVKIKIERPDAESAMDIFSKYLVDGLPVHIDDINEFGGDKAACIRAMIERVVDRMYAESDDNRFLEVTYANGDKEVMYFKDFNSGAMIQNVVDRAKKYAIKSQLDSGQPGLRVQHLFDSILDEFAENEDLPNTTNPDDWARISGKKGERIVYIRTLVTGKSSGASRAIDTETNTGQYL, encoded by the coding sequence ATGACCGAATCTGACCGTCAAGACCAGACCGGCCGGGCCGATGAGGCCCGGACGCCGAATGCGGGGGACTCGTTCGTCCCGGCGTATTCGCCGACCGCGGCATCGGGTGCGGATGCCGATCGCGAGCTCCGGCAGCGGGTCGACTCGCTGACGGTACGCAACGCCAAACTCCTCGAAACGCTCAAGGAAGCGCGGCAGCAACTCATCGCGCTGCGCGAAGAAGTCGACCGGCTCGGTCAGCCGCCCAGCGGCTACGGAGTGCTGCTGGAGGTGTATCCCGACGCCACCGTCGACGTGTTCACCTCCGGCCGCAAGATGCGCCTGTCATGCTCCCCGAACATCGACACCGACACCCTCCACAAGGGGCAGACGCTGCGCCTGAACGAGGCGCTGACGATCGTGGAGGCGTGCGAGTTCGACTCGGTCGGCGAGATCAGCACCCTGCGCGAGGTCCTGGCCGACGGCAAACGCGCACTGGTGGTCGGGCACGCCGACGAGGAGCGGGTGGTGTGGCTGGCCGAACCGCTGGTCGGTTCGATCGAGGGCGACATCGACGGCCCGGACCGCAAGCTCCGGCCCGGCGACTCGCTGCTGGTGGACACCAAGGCCGGGTTCGCTTTCGAACGCGTTCCCAAGGCCGAGGTGGAGGACCTGGTCCTCGAAGAGGTTCCCGACGTCGGTTACGAGGACATCGGCGGCCTCGGTCGGCAGATCGAGCAGATCCGCGACGCCGTCGAGCTGCCGTTCCTGCACAAGGATCTGTTCCGCGACTACGCGCTGCGCCCGCCCAAGGGTGTGCTGCTGTACGGGCCGCCCGGCTGCGGCAAGACGCTCATCGCCAAGGCCGTGGCCAACTCGCTGGCCAAGAAGATCGCCCAGGTGCGCGGGGACGACGCCAAAGAGGCCAAGTCGTACTTCCTCAACATCAAGGGCCCCGAACTGCTCAACAAGTTCGTCGGCGAAACCGAGCGCCACATCCGGCTGATCTTCCAGCGTGCCAGGGAGAAGGCCTCCGAGGGCACCCCGGTCATCGTGTTCTTCGACGAGATGGACTCGATCTTCCGGACGCGCGGCTCGGGTGTTTCCTCCGACGTGGAGACCACCGTCGTCCCGCAGTTGCTCAGCGAGATCGACGGCGTCGAGGGCCTGGAGAACGTGATCGTCATCGGCGCCTCCAACCGGGAGGACATGATCGACCCGGCCATCCTGCGCCCGGGCCGGCTGGACGTGAAGATCAAGATCGAACGTCCCGACGCCGAGTCCGCGATGGATATCTTCTCCAAGTACCTCGTCGACGGGCTGCCCGTACACATCGACGACATCAACGAGTTCGGCGGTGACAAGGCGGCCTGCATCCGGGCGATGATCGAACGGGTCGTCGACCGCATGTACGCCGAGAGCGACGACAACCGGTTCCTCGAGGTCACCTACGCCAACGGCGACAAAGAGGTCATGTACTTCAAGGACTTCAACTCCGGCGCGATGATCCAGAACGTCGTCGACCGGGCCAAGAAGTACGCGATCAAGTCGCAGCTCGACAGCGGACAGCCGGGTCTGCGGGTGCAGCACCTCTTCGACTCGATCCTCGACGAGTTCGCCGAGAACGAAGATCTGCCCAACACCACCAACCCCGACGACTGGGCGCGGATCTCGGGCAAGAAGGGCGAGCGGATCGTGTACATCCGCACGCTGGTCACGGGCAAGAGCTCCGGGGCGAGCCGGGCCATCGACACCGAGACCAACACCGGCCAGTACCTCTAG
- a CDS encoding TetR family transcriptional regulator: MNSPERVRRGRPPKDGARRPLTKETIGAAAVAVAGAEGFRALTMRRLASELGVTVRALYNVIADRQEAIDLAAAHLIASLPEHHYDPERWRQSIRDWYLAGRAGYRPLARALLISMEETVTAAAVPVERILSPERMLRFLTDIGLSAQQASAVRGHMLLDLFAFSLLIDHQWDTTPEELRPLMFEPVPKPWLEANPDVSAPISRELADAGTPTTPDDVLDAVADRTIAYIESLLR; encoded by the coding sequence GTGAACAGCCCTGAACGGGTACGACGCGGGCGACCACCCAAGGACGGCGCCCGTCGGCCACTGACCAAAGAGACGATCGGCGCGGCGGCGGTCGCGGTGGCCGGAGCCGAGGGCTTCCGGGCACTGACGATGCGGCGCCTGGCGTCTGAGCTCGGGGTGACCGTCCGGGCGCTGTACAACGTGATCGCCGACCGGCAGGAGGCGATCGATCTGGCGGCGGCACATCTCATCGCCTCCCTGCCCGAACACCACTACGACCCCGAGCGGTGGCGCCAGTCGATCCGCGACTGGTACCTGGCCGGACGCGCCGGCTACCGGCCGCTCGCCCGGGCGCTGCTGATCTCGATGGAGGAGACGGTCACCGCGGCGGCGGTGCCCGTCGAGCGGATCCTGAGCCCCGAACGAATGCTGCGGTTCCTGACCGACATCGGGCTCAGCGCCCAGCAGGCCTCGGCCGTACGCGGCCACATGCTGCTCGACCTGTTCGCGTTCAGTCTGCTCATCGACCACCAATGGGACACCACTCCCGAGGAGTTGCGGCCACTGATGTTCGAGCCCGTCCCGAAACCGTGGCTCGAGGCCAACCCGGACGTGTCCGCGCCGATCTCGCGTGAACTCGCCGACGCCGGGACACCGACCACTCCCGACGACGTCCTCGACGCGGTCGCCGACCGCACCATCGCCTACATCGAGTCACTGCTGCGCTGA
- a CDS encoding RecB family exonuclease, with translation MTFTVDRSADTCTGSPDRAADGPRGIVGRPLALSPSRAADFKQCPLLYRYRTIDRFPETPTPAQTKGTVVHAALENLFDMPAELRTRESADLLVEGAWAALCEGDPSLHEVVTPEASEEFIASAQRLIATYYSMENPTAFDAASCEEHLEVRSADLPLRGFVDRIDIAPTGEVRVVDYKTGRAPGESGEARALFQMKFYALALWRDRGVVPDRLQLMYLADGQQLTYTPDEDELARFERTLTAVWAAIRAAVATGDFRPRRSWLCRFCEHKTRCPEFGGAVPDYPGPPPGFS, from the coding sequence GTGACCTTCACCGTCGACCGTTCAGCCGACACATGCACCGGGTCGCCCGACCGTGCCGCCGACGGCCCCCGGGGAATCGTCGGTCGTCCGCTCGCACTGTCCCCCTCACGCGCGGCCGACTTCAAACAGTGTCCGCTGCTGTACCGGTACCGGACGATCGACCGCTTTCCCGAAACCCCGACTCCCGCGCAGACCAAGGGCACGGTGGTGCACGCGGCGCTGGAGAACCTGTTCGACATGCCCGCCGAGCTACGCACCCGCGAATCGGCCGATCTGCTGGTCGAGGGCGCATGGGCGGCGTTGTGCGAGGGCGATCCGTCGCTGCACGAGGTGGTCACCCCGGAGGCGTCCGAGGAGTTCATCGCCTCGGCGCAGCGGCTGATCGCGACCTACTACTCGATGGAGAATCCGACCGCCTTCGACGCGGCCTCGTGCGAAGAACACCTCGAGGTGCGGTCCGCCGATCTGCCGCTGCGAGGGTTCGTCGACCGCATCGACATCGCCCCGACCGGTGAGGTCCGGGTGGTCGACTACAAGACCGGTCGTGCGCCCGGCGAATCCGGCGAGGCACGCGCGCTGTTCCAGATGAAGTTCTATGCGCTGGCGCTGTGGCGTGACCGCGGCGTGGTGCCCGACCGACTGCAGCTGATGTACCTGGCCGACGGTCAGCAACTCACCTACACCCCCGACGAGGACGAACTGGCACGATTCGAGCGCACCCTGACCGCCGTGTGGGCGGCGATCCGTGCGGCGGTGGCCACCGGGGATTTCCGGCCGCGCAGGTCGTGGTTGTGCAGGTTCTGCGAGCACAAGACCCGGTGCCCCGAGTTCGGCGGCGCGGTCCCCGACTATCCCGGTCCCCCACCCGGATTCAGCTGA
- a CDS encoding thioesterase family protein, whose amino-acid sequence MDFHCYYETVGGAGPDDDGFEYFRPTGATQSVWSPDLQHGGPPSGLMVRSLTRHSPDPGAQFTRITTDILGAIGFGINRVRTRVVRPGRQICLLTTELEVQQPDGSYRPVGRTSAWRMRIADTAAAVHSPREPLPAPETLDTGPGVRAHDAGVDWGSSGFLGTVVAANLPSVNGATDAYWIRPALPLVAGEHTSDIESIFTVLDIANGVGTTLQPDVWSWMNTDTTVHLTHEPTGPWIGIDAETSIGTAGYGATFADLFDVGGFLGRSAQTVLLVRR is encoded by the coding sequence GTGGACTTTCACTGCTACTACGAGACCGTGGGTGGGGCCGGACCGGACGACGACGGTTTCGAGTATTTCCGGCCGACCGGGGCGACGCAGAGCGTGTGGTCGCCGGACCTGCAGCACGGCGGCCCGCCGTCGGGGCTGATGGTGCGTTCGCTGACCCGTCACAGCCCCGACCCGGGCGCGCAGTTCACCCGGATCACCACCGACATCCTGGGTGCCATCGGTTTCGGCATCAATCGTGTCCGGACCCGCGTCGTGCGGCCCGGCCGGCAGATCTGCCTGCTGACGACCGAACTGGAGGTTCAGCAACCCGACGGCTCGTACCGCCCGGTGGGCCGTACGTCGGCGTGGCGGATGCGTATCGCGGACACCGCCGCGGCGGTCCACTCACCGCGTGAGCCGCTCCCGGCCCCCGAGACCCTCGACACGGGACCGGGGGTGCGGGCGCACGATGCCGGTGTCGACTGGGGATCGAGCGGTTTCCTGGGGACCGTCGTCGCGGCCAACCTGCCGTCGGTGAACGGCGCCACCGACGCCTACTGGATCCGGCCGGCCCTGCCGCTGGTGGCCGGCGAACACACCTCCGACATCGAGTCGATCTTCACCGTCCTCGACATCGCCAACGGTGTGGGCACCACGCTGCAGCCGGACGTCTGGTCGTGGATGAACACCGACACCACCGTGCATCTGACCCATGAGCCGACCGGCCCGTGGATCGGCATCGACGCCGAGACATCCATTGGCACAGCCGGTTACGGCGCCACCTTCGCCGACCTGTTCGACGTCGGCGGCTTCCTGGGCCGTTCGGCGCAGACGGTGCTGCTGGTGCGCAGATGA
- the glgP gene encoding alpha-glucan family phosphorylase has translation MKAFRRFTVRVPLPESLADLSVLAHNLRWSWHTPTQNVFAAVDPDLWAADRDPLRLLSEVAPERLAALSTDTEFLARLREAAGDLDAYLADPAWFGDYAATLDRDATHAPPAESPTHAPPAGIAYFSMEFGISEVLPIYSGGLGILAGDHLKAASDLGLPLIGVGLFYRSGYFRQSLSHDGWQIERYPVNDPTALPLTLFTDGDGAPVTITIPMPGNRVLSAQVWVATVGRIPLLLLDSDLANNDEEMRAITDRLYGGDQNHRIKQEILLGIGGTRAIREYARLTGRAQPSVFHMNEGHAGFLGVERIRELVTGPEGLDVDSAESVVRASNIFTTHTPVPAGIDRFPVDLVRYYLDPDDEGRSRLLGGLHAGTVLDLGDEADPNVFNMAHMGFRLGQRSNGVSELHGAVSREMFADLWPGFDADEVPIGSVTNGVHGPTWVAPAWQRLTDPDAPSAAVVYRELSADKIWDQRTALRADLVDEVRRRALSSGRDRGFTDAELGWTSDIFDPDALTIGFARRAATYKRLTLMLRDPDRLRAILTDPDRPVQLVIAGKAHPADDGGKSLIQQVVRFTEDPELRDRMIFLPDYDISMARHIYAGCDVWLNNPVRPLEACGTSGMKSALNGGLNLSILDGWWDEMADGENGWAIGSAEGVTDEHRRDDLEAQALYELLEESVIPLFYGRDDDGIPQRWVEMVRHTLAELGPKVLASRMVRDYTTALYAPAAASFGLICADGYAGARDLADYRGQLNQRWGAVQILGVDDSGSDAATADPAAEPGASVTLTAHVELGGLTPERVAVQALVGRVSADGDILDPTVTEMTPAGGPDASGRTLFSAVVSPRHSGRHGYTARVLPKHPNLTDDAELGFVRYPSGTAEDAGPGVTITASGYGATGAAAVTSS, from the coding sequence GTGAAAGCCTTCCGCCGGTTCACCGTTCGGGTGCCACTGCCCGAGTCCCTCGCCGACCTGTCCGTGCTCGCCCACAATCTGCGCTGGTCGTGGCACACGCCGACGCAGAACGTCTTCGCCGCCGTCGACCCCGACCTGTGGGCGGCCGACCGCGATCCGCTGCGGTTGCTCTCCGAGGTCGCCCCTGAACGTCTGGCCGCACTGTCGACCGACACCGAGTTTCTCGCCCGCCTGCGCGAAGCCGCCGGCGACCTCGACGCCTATCTCGCGGACCCAGCCTGGTTCGGTGACTACGCCGCCACCCTCGACCGGGACGCCACCCACGCCCCGCCCGCTGAATCTCCCACCCACGCCCCGCCCGCGGGCATCGCGTACTTCTCGATGGAGTTCGGCATCTCCGAGGTCCTGCCCATCTATTCCGGCGGTCTCGGCATTCTCGCCGGCGACCACCTCAAGGCCGCCTCCGATCTGGGCCTGCCACTGATCGGAGTCGGGCTGTTCTACCGGTCGGGCTACTTCCGCCAGAGCCTGAGCCACGACGGCTGGCAGATCGAGCGCTACCCCGTCAACGATCCGACGGCACTGCCGCTCACACTGTTCACTGACGGAGACGGCGCGCCGGTGACCATCACCATCCCGATGCCCGGCAACCGGGTGCTGAGCGCGCAGGTCTGGGTGGCGACAGTCGGCCGGATCCCGCTGCTGCTGCTCGACTCGGACCTGGCCAACAATGACGAGGAGATGCGCGCGATCACCGACCGGCTCTACGGCGGCGACCAGAACCACCGGATCAAACAGGAGATCCTGCTCGGCATCGGCGGCACCCGCGCCATCCGCGAATACGCGCGCCTGACCGGACGCGCCCAGCCGTCGGTGTTCCACATGAACGAGGGGCACGCGGGTTTCCTCGGCGTCGAGCGCATCCGCGAACTCGTCACCGGACCCGAAGGCCTCGATGTCGACAGCGCCGAGTCGGTTGTCCGCGCGTCGAACATCTTCACCACCCACACCCCGGTGCCCGCGGGCATCGACCGGTTCCCGGTCGACCTGGTCCGTTACTACCTCGACCCCGACGACGAAGGCCGCTCGCGGCTGCTCGGTGGCCTCCACGCGGGCACCGTGCTCGACCTGGGCGACGAAGCCGACCCGAACGTGTTCAACATGGCGCACATGGGTTTCCGGCTCGGACAGCGCAGCAACGGTGTGTCGGAGCTGCACGGTGCGGTGAGCCGGGAGATGTTCGCCGATCTGTGGCCCGGATTCGACGCCGACGAGGTGCCGATCGGCTCGGTCACCAACGGCGTACACGGGCCCACGTGGGTCGCGCCCGCCTGGCAGCGGCTCACCGATCCCGACGCGCCGTCGGCGGCGGTGGTATACCGGGAACTGTCCGCCGACAAGATATGGGACCAGCGCACCGCGCTGCGCGCCGATCTGGTCGACGAGGTGCGCCGACGCGCCCTCTCCAGCGGCCGCGACCGGGGCTTCACCGACGCCGAACTCGGCTGGACCTCCGACATCTTCGACCCCGACGCGCTGACCATCGGCTTCGCCCGGCGCGCGGCCACCTACAAGCGGCTGACGCTGATGCTGCGCGACCCCGACAGGCTGCGGGCCATTCTCACCGACCCGGACCGGCCGGTCCAGCTCGTCATCGCGGGCAAGGCGCACCCGGCCGACGACGGCGGCAAATCACTCATCCAGCAGGTCGTCCGGTTCACCGAGGACCCGGAACTGCGGGACCGGATGATCTTCCTGCCCGACTACGACATCTCGATGGCCCGGCACATCTACGCCGGCTGCGATGTGTGGCTCAACAATCCGGTGCGGCCGCTGGAGGCGTGCGGTACCTCCGGGATGAAGTCCGCGCTCAACGGCGGGCTGAACCTGTCGATCCTGGACGGCTGGTGGGACGAGATGGCCGACGGCGAGAACGGCTGGGCGATCGGCTCGGCCGAGGGGGTCACCGACGAGCACCGCCGCGACGACCTCGAAGCCCAGGCGCTCTACGAGTTGCTCGAGGAGTCGGTGATCCCGCTGTTCTACGGCCGCGACGACGACGGCATTCCGCAACGCTGGGTGGAGATGGTGCGCCACACCCTGGCCGAACTCGGCCCCAAGGTACTGGCTTCACGGATGGTCCGCGACTACACGACCGCGCTGTACGCGCCCGCGGCTGCCTCGTTCGGGCTGATCTGCGCCGACGGCTACGCCGGAGCGCGTGACCTGGCCGACTACCGCGGGCAACTCAACCAGCGATGGGGCGCGGTGCAGATCCTCGGTGTCGACGATTCGGGTTCGGACGCGGCGACCGCGGATCCGGCGGCGGAGCCGGGGGCGTCGGTGACGCTGACCGCACACGTCGAACTCGGCGGTCTCACCCCCGAGCGGGTCGCGGTGCAGGCGCTGGTGGGCCGCGTCTCGGCAGACGGGGACATCCTGGACCCGACGGTCACCGAGATGACGCCGGCAGGTGGTCCCGACGCTTCCGGGCGCACCCTGTTCTCCGCGGTGGTCTCACCCCGGCACTCGGGCCGACACGGCTACACCGCGCGGGTCCTGCCGAAACACCCGAACCTCACCGACGACGCCGAGCTGGGTTTCGTCCGGTATCCGTCGGGCACCGCCGAGGACGCCGGACCCGGGGTCACCATCACCGCCTCGGGCTACGGCGCCACCGGCGCGGCAGCCGTCACCTCGTCCTGA